Proteins encoded in a region of the Rutidosis leptorrhynchoides isolate AG116_Rl617_1_P2 chromosome 9, CSIRO_AGI_Rlap_v1, whole genome shotgun sequence genome:
- the LOC139866208 gene encoding uncharacterized protein, with protein sequence MFRQSPHRNGRNKGLKIKHVLQICVLLAVSVWLLYQLKHSGIKKPVSAKAEKLANDGKNDDVVTLGRKGLINPKVVEDGNNKDQEEVDENNATSEEDNVNEHDKIEEEDNSVKSSEEDVSGDSKYDGEEKSKEKEDAIEKMNVTENRGDETDKKQGSENGVDGRDNIDKLGSTDGQTSDGNDESVREENTKGDDASSSEVVVDESKKTTVFTDSTNISSDPNSAQTESTQTESSEGTYSTNNGATTDENPSTDEQKAGNTDSNSNVKALAESNQTVFNKQTDNGSNNESNLESNTSQVDSMETESKEDSTNHGASSDVKSDSTPQMESEGKTQGTDSNSKGSSLNSNWPHNDSSQTDSKEQTDTSNNGEHSESNSASNGSTPNEKTQSTDANNNGGTSESNLVQNESTTNEQAQSTNANTNEGTSELNSGHNESTPNEQTQSTDANKNGGTSESNSVQNESVVNEKSQSTDANNNGGTTESNSVQNESTVNEQTQSTDANNNGATLESNSVLNESTQTESNQQTQSADSGNNENSDSNSVQNESTSNEQSKQSTDSTVAQNESTLNEQSQQSTDSTVAQYESTQTESKEQNQVSNTSKNEGAKEPESTKTTTDSDKTTGSKENEQASNENNNTGGGGSVHNDDSSSVSIPQDEKDGATDLGSLPAGNEGNSRSHDSAAAE encoded by the coding sequence ATGTTTAGGCAATCACCACATAGAAATGGACGAAATAAAGGGTTAAAGATTAAGCATGTATTGCAAATCTGTGTTTTGCTTGCTGTGAGTGTATGGCTGCTTTACCAGCTCAAGCACTCAGGTATTAAAAAACCGGTTTCTGCAAAAGCTGAGAAGTTAGCAAATGATGGTAAAAATGATGATGTGGTAACGTTAGGGAGAAAAGGTCTGATTAATCCTAAAGTAGTTGAGGATGGAAATAACAAAGACCAAGAAGAAGTTGATGAAAATAACGCTACTAGTGAGGAGGATAATGTTAATGAACATGATAAGATTGAAGAGGAGGATAATAGTGTAAAAAGTAGCGAGGAAGACGTGAGTGGTGATAGTAAATATGATGGAGAAGAGAAGAGTAAAGAAAAAGAGGATGCAATTGAAAAGATGAACGTGACTGAAAATCGGGGTGATGAAACCGATAAGAAACAAGGAAGTGAGAATGGTGTTGATGGTCGTGACAACATCGATAAATTAGGGTCAACAGATGGTCAAACAAGTGATGGAAATGATGAGAGTGTGAGAGAAGAGAACACAAAAGGAGATGATGCATCATCAAGTGAAGTAGTGGTTGATGAATCAAAGAAGACGACGGTATTTACAGACTCGACTAATATAAGTTCAGACCCGAACTCAGCTCAAACCGAGTCAACACAGACCGAGTCAAGTGAAGGAACATATTCTACCAACAATGGAGCAACTACAGACGAGAACCCATCAACTGATGAGCAAAAAGCTGGAAATACAGACTCCAACTCCAATGTGAAAGCTTTGGCCGAGTCAAATCAGACGGTGTTTAACAAGCAAACTGATAATGGTAGCAATAATGAATCAAATTTAGAGTCAAACACTTCACAAGTCGATTCAATGGAGACAGAGTCCAAGGAAGACTCTACAAATCATGGTGCAAGTTCAGATGTGAAAAGTGACTCGACACCCCAGATGGAATCCGAGGGGAAAACTCAGGGTACGGACTCTAACAGCAAAGGATCAAGCTTAAATTCAAATTGGCCTCATAATGATTCAAGTCAGACAGATTCCAAGGAGCAGACTGATACTAGCAACAATGGAGAACATTCAGAGTCAAACTCAGCAAGCAACGGGTCAACCCCCAATGAGAAAACTCAAAGTACTGATGCTAATAACAATGGAGGAACTTCAGAGTCAAACTTGGTACAAAACGAGTCAACCACCAATGAGCAAGCTCAAAGCACTAATGCTAATAccaatgaaggaacttcagagttaAATTCTGGACATAATGAGTCAACCCCCAATGAGCAAACTCAAAGTACTGATGCTAACAAAAATGGAGGAACTTCAGAGTCAAACTCTGTACAAAATGAGTCAGTTGTCAATGAGAAGAGTCAAAGCACCGACGCTAATAACAATGGAGGAACTACAGAGTCAAACTCGGTGCAAAATGAGTCAACCGTCAATGAGCAAACTCAAAGTACTGACGCTAACAACAATGGAGCAACTTTAGAGTCAAACTCTGTACTAAACGAGTCAACCCAGACAGAATCCAATCAGCAAACTCAAAGTGCAGACTCGGGTAACAATGAAAATTCAGATTCCAACTCAGTACAAAATGAGTCAACTTCCAATGAACAAAGTAAACAAAGTACAGACTCTACTGTAGCACAAAACGAGTCAACCCTAAATGAACAAAGTCAACAAAGTACGGACTCTACTGTGGCACAATACGAGtcaacccaaacggagtccaagGAGCAAAATCAAGTATCAAACACTAGCAAAAATGAAGGAGCCAAAGAGCCTGAGAGTACAAAAACAACAACAGATTCTGACAAGACAACTGGATCAAAAGAAAATGAACAAGCCTCAAATGAAAATAACAATACAGGAGGAGGAGGGTCAGTTCATAATGATGATTCTTCAAGTGTATCAATACCACAAGATGAGAAAGATGGTGCAACTGACCTGGGATCTTTGCCAGCTGGAAATGAAGGAAACAGCCGCAGCCATGATTCTGCAGCTGCAGAGTAA